A window of the Pirellulales bacterium genome harbors these coding sequences:
- a CDS encoding DegT/DnrJ/EryC1/StrS family aminotransferase codes for MTAKQAESPHPAPSAPVPLIDMGRQYAAIESEVLAAISRVCSSGKFVLGPDCTELEQALAKYCRAKHAVACASGSDALLLALMALDVGPGDEVLLPSYTFFATAAAVARLGARPVFVDIEPETFNLNPALIRRQITAKTKAIMPVHLYGQCAEMAPLVDLARDHDLAIVEDAAQAIGAEYGGQRAGAIGDIGCFSFYPTKNLGGFGDGGLLTTNHDHLADKLRLLRVHGMQPRYHHRLLGINSRLDSLQAAVLNVKLPHLDDWTQRRQRHAARYTQLFTAYGLERGVKLPQTAACRRHVWNQYIVRVPDGRRDALRQHLTDRKIGSEIYYPVPLHLQECFTHLGYQRGDLPETERAAAETLALPIFPELTAAEQELVVRETAAFFGVRHGMEGPNYLKRAAEKRIA; via the coding sequence ATGACCGCCAAACAAGCCGAGTCTCCCCATCCCGCGCCGTCCGCCCCCGTTCCACTCATCGATATGGGCCGTCAATACGCCGCGATCGAGAGCGAGGTGCTGGCCGCGATCAGCCGCGTTTGTTCCTCCGGCAAATTCGTGCTGGGACCCGACTGCACCGAGCTGGAACAGGCGTTGGCCAAATACTGCCGCGCCAAGCACGCCGTGGCCTGCGCTTCGGGCAGCGATGCATTGCTCTTGGCGCTGATGGCCCTTGATGTCGGGCCGGGCGACGAAGTGCTCTTGCCCAGCTACACCTTCTTTGCCACGGCCGCGGCGGTGGCGCGGCTGGGCGCCCGCCCGGTGTTCGTCGATATCGAGCCCGAAACGTTCAACCTCAACCCGGCCCTGATACGCCGCCAGATCACGGCGAAAACCAAGGCCATCATGCCGGTACATCTTTACGGCCAATGTGCCGAAATGGCGCCGCTGGTCGACCTGGCGCGAGACCACGACCTGGCGATCGTCGAAGACGCCGCGCAGGCCATCGGGGCCGAATACGGCGGGCAGCGGGCCGGCGCGATCGGCGACATCGGCTGCTTCAGCTTCTATCCCACCAAAAACCTGGGCGGTTTTGGCGACGGCGGATTGCTGACCACCAACCATGATCATCTCGCCGACAAGCTGCGGCTGCTTCGCGTACATGGCATGCAGCCGCGTTACCATCACCGCCTGCTGGGCATCAACAGCCGGCTCGACAGCCTTCAGGCCGCCGTGCTGAACGTCAAGTTGCCGCACCTCGACGACTGGACTCAGCGGCGGCAGCGGCACGCCGCGCGTTACACGCAGCTTTTTACGGCGTATGGCCTCGAGCGTGGCGTCAAGCTGCCCCAGACCGCCGCCTGTCGGCGGCACGTTTGGAATCAGTACATCGTGCGCGTGCCCGATGGCCGGCGCGACGCCCTGCGGCAGCACTTGACCGACCGCAAGATCGGCAGCGAGATCTATTACCCGGTGCCGTTGCACCTGCAAGAGTGTTTTACGCATCTCGGTTACCAGCGGGGCGACTTGCCCGAAACCGAGCGTGCGGCGGCCGAGACGCTGGCCTTGCCGATCTTTCCCGAGC
- a CDS encoding PIG-L family deacetylase → MPQHTPDLERREFLTRLFAGIALWQAPRLLSNVQAEETAADVVFERPAAGKPHQGKVLLAVQAHSDDIPLMAAGTVAKLVKEGYTGYLVRATNDDMGDAPGLGTPGSVGDHVLGNERDNAEVARVLGLKKVFDLNYPNHRMGDVPRNELQCRLIFLIRLLKVDTVVCWDPWAHDEENPDHVQIARGLEAACWMAGRAHDYPEQFAAGLEPHAVKEKYYYARRPEITRVVDVSGVVNQIIDANRANRAKGPAGTHGSRLRAELAKKGKKLPLLGNDDLTADRNYIQEFVLGRSRALGKKYGVEYAEAFHYLGDITPKRTAVEEYIENNAVPNK, encoded by the coding sequence ATGCCGCAACACACCCCAGACCTCGAACGACGTGAATTCCTGACGCGACTTTTCGCCGGCATCGCGCTCTGGCAAGCGCCGCGTCTGCTATCGAACGTGCAGGCGGAAGAGACGGCCGCAGACGTCGTTTTCGAGCGTCCCGCGGCGGGCAAACCGCACCAAGGCAAGGTGCTGCTGGCCGTGCAGGCGCACTCCGACGACATTCCCTTGATGGCGGCGGGCACGGTGGCCAAGCTGGTCAAGGAAGGCTACACCGGCTACCTGGTGCGGGCCACGAACGACGACATGGGCGACGCTCCCGGCCTCGGCACCCCCGGCAGCGTCGGCGACCACGTGCTGGGCAACGAGCGCGACAACGCCGAAGTGGCCCGCGTGTTGGGCCTCAAGAAAGTATTCGACCTCAACTATCCCAATCACCGCATGGGCGACGTTCCGCGGAACGAGCTGCAATGCCGGCTGATCTTTCTGATTCGGCTGCTCAAGGTCGATACGGTCGTCTGCTGGGATCCGTGGGCGCATGATGAAGAGAACCCCGACCACGTTCAGATTGCCCGTGGCCTGGAAGCGGCGTGTTGGATGGCCGGTCGGGCACACGACTATCCCGAGCAGTTCGCGGCCGGGCTGGAGCCGCATGCGGTCAAGGAAAAGTATTACTATGCGCGGCGGCCGGAGATCACCCGGGTCGTCGATGTGAGCGGAGTTGTCAATCAGATCATCGACGCCAACCGGGCCAACCGGGCGAAAGGCCCGGCGGGCACGCACGGCTCGCGGCTTCGGGCCGAACTGGCGAAGAAGGGCAAAAAGCTCCCGCTGTTGGGCAACGACGACCTGACGGCCGACCGCAACTACATCCAGGAGTTTGTGCTTGGCCGCAGCCGCGCGTTGGGCAAGAAATACGGCGTCGAATACGCGGAGGCGTTCCATTACCTCGGCGACATCACGCCCAAGCGGACTGCCGTCGAGGAGTATATCGAGAACAACGCGGTGCCGAACAAATAG
- a CDS encoding Uma2 family endonuclease, translated as MASIQHDVGPAEPVVVRPHPVKTMSEEEFVAWCDEDTRAEWVDGEVVVMSPANLVHCKLNRFLLSVLGDFVDARSLGEVVGTEFSVRLNSKRRRLPDVLFVANERLGNLSNTHFEGPPSLIIEIVSEDSVDRDWRDKYLEYQASGMDEYWIVDPLYRRIQAYSLGAEKVYRGIAAVDGKIASTVVPGFYLRPEWLWQQPRSHVSAVLAEFLGTPGAG; from the coding sequence ATGGCGTCCATTCAACACGACGTCGGTCCGGCGGAACCCGTAGTCGTCCGGCCGCATCCCGTAAAAACCATGAGTGAGGAGGAATTCGTGGCCTGGTGCGATGAAGACACGCGGGCAGAGTGGGTCGACGGAGAAGTGGTCGTCATGTCACCGGCGAACTTGGTTCACTGCAAGCTCAATCGGTTTCTCTTGTCGGTTTTGGGCGACTTCGTCGATGCCCGATCGCTAGGCGAGGTGGTTGGCACCGAGTTTTCGGTTCGGCTCAACTCTAAGCGTCGCCGGCTTCCCGACGTATTGTTCGTCGCCAATGAGCGACTGGGCAATTTGAGCAACACCCATTTTGAAGGGCCTCCGAGCCTGATTATAGAAATTGTCTCGGAAGACAGCGTCGACCGCGATTGGCGAGACAAGTATCTTGAGTATCAGGCGTCGGGGATGGATGAGTATTGGATTGTCGATCCGCTTTATCGGCGGATCCAGGCGTATTCGCTGGGTGCCGAAAAAGTGTACCGCGGCATTGCCGCCGTAGACGGCAAAATCGCGTCCACGGTTGTTCCCGGCTTCTATTTGCGGCCGGAATGGCTTTGGCAGCAACCGCGGTCGCACGTGAGTGCTGTCTTGGCCGAATTCCTTGGGACACCGGGAGCCGGTTGA